A single genomic interval of Flammeovirga agarivorans harbors:
- a CDS encoding alpha-L-fucosidase, with amino-acid sequence MKWVKKTVFLCIVLALTTNLHAQTYEQMVSTKKEALDHFNDDKFGMFIHWGIYSILGGVYKGEKIDDMKSPDPKDGAWIQATGEIPRAEYDQLVKQFNPILFDADEYVQLIKNAGMKYLVITAKHHDGFALWDSKVSTFDMGSTPSKRDLLQELYDACQKYGVDFGLYYSHNIDWHDAYDCNIKQYLDFKGEVWPEPADFTGKKRRTMGANLWDPSPNTFDDYLYKKAYPQVEELLTKFPNLKIIWYDFAHFLTADQSFKFYQMVYKLNPNVIVTDRVGNNFGDFRIPGDNKIPSIKEMGGKPWETVGTFNNSWGYKSYDNDWKSPYELIYWITAISSRGGNYMLNIGPKGDGTIPEQNVKILHAIGEWMSVNGTAIYGTKRWKVSREGTAAKKMLGTGHRETHGFTQKFTTSDFWFTAKGNKVYVIALERGKEALIKSFAEENIQQVKLLGHHKKFRWKQTEEGLSIVLPKNKNKQIGYALEVTLTQDAKQKELK; translated from the coding sequence ATGAAATGGGTGAAAAAAACGGTATTTCTTTGTATCGTTTTAGCATTAACAACAAATCTTCATGCTCAAACTTATGAGCAAATGGTATCGACCAAAAAAGAAGCATTAGATCACTTTAATGATGATAAGTTTGGTATGTTTATCCATTGGGGTATTTATTCAATTTTGGGCGGCGTTTACAAAGGTGAGAAGATAGACGATATGAAAAGCCCTGATCCTAAAGATGGAGCTTGGATACAGGCGACTGGAGAAATACCAAGAGCAGAATATGATCAATTAGTTAAGCAATTTAACCCTATCTTATTTGATGCAGATGAATACGTACAATTGATTAAAAATGCAGGCATGAAGTATTTAGTCATTACGGCTAAACATCATGATGGTTTTGCCTTATGGGATTCTAAAGTGAGTACATTTGATATGGGGAGTACCCCTTCTAAAAGAGATCTATTACAAGAACTTTATGATGCTTGTCAAAAGTATGGGGTAGACTTTGGATTATATTACTCTCACAATATTGACTGGCATGATGCATATGACTGTAACATTAAGCAATACTTGGATTTTAAAGGAGAAGTATGGCCAGAACCAGCAGATTTTACAGGAAAGAAAAGACGCACTATGGGTGCTAATTTATGGGATCCCAGTCCAAATACTTTCGATGATTATCTGTATAAAAAAGCCTACCCTCAAGTAGAAGAGTTGTTGACGAAATTCCCCAACTTGAAAATCATCTGGTACGACTTTGCCCACTTCTTAACTGCAGATCAAAGTTTTAAATTTTATCAGATGGTCTACAAACTAAATCCTAATGTGATAGTAACGGACAGGGTCGGAAATAATTTTGGCGATTTTAGAATACCGGGAGATAACAAAATTCCTTCAATAAAAGAAATGGGAGGAAAACCTTGGGAAACAGTAGGGACATTCAATAATTCTTGGGGTTATAAGTCATATGATAACGATTGGAAGTCTCCATATGAGTTAATTTATTGGATTACTGCAATCTCAAGCAGGGGAGGAAACTATATGTTGAATATTGGTCCCAAAGGTGATGGTACCATTCCAGAACAAAATGTAAAAATCCTTCATGCTATTGGCGAATGGATGAGCGTGAATGGAACAGCGATATATGGTACAAAAAGGTGGAAGGTAAGTAGAGAAGGAACAGCAGCAAAAAAGATGTTAGGAACAGGGCACCGAGAGACACATGGCTTCACTCAAAAGTTTACAACATCAGATTTCTGGTTTACAGCCAAAGGGAATAAAGTATATGTTATTGCTTTGGAAAGAGGAAAAGAGGCCCTAATCAAGAGTTTTGCAGAGGAAAATATACAACAGGTAAAACTGTTAGGACATCACAAAAAGTTCAGATGGAAACAGACAGAAGAAGGTCTTTCTATCGTACTTCCAAAAAACAAGAACAAACAAATTGGATATGCATTAGAAGTGACGCTTACTCAAGATGCAAAGCAAAAAGAACTAAAATAA
- a CDS encoding energy transducer TonB, with product MKLLITLFITVISVHLLNAQDTIYYDINLQPLSGNSQKSTYYSFHNGKKVGNFYRHNFYYLDGSLYQTCFTKSQKEKSPKEGQFQSFYPSGNVLEEGMYVKGKKYLKWAKFFKNGQPALVYSINYDDKKEDNGWIEYHRVWDKEGNETVKNGKGNAKLYNAQGQLIEEGKITQLKKSGLWVGYYPNGQKKYEEIYKKGILQQGTFWELTGKSEVYDDLAFIKNKSIQSENKKYYTKYFNEVPVYHEHVFCYSTVDKEKAGKLTKNEFFYLDGTVYTLFYSIENTFEGQYRMYYPSGQLKVEGLYEKGKKVNIWKRYYPNGQIYQEYSMNYKDYKVRFHNVWEASGVQTVKAGEGHVKLINDDGVLYEEGDVSKKNKHGVWTGYYGNGDKYFVEKYDNGKFLTGESWDEKGKHYLYDQLYALPSPKITMKGLYKRIGQVMKYPYIAKMKNIQGKVYIEISISYAGVMTNARIKKGIHPSLDQAALRTIKEINEDIEWYPGMKKGIIESESKIVLPISFKLGGHVN from the coding sequence ATGAAATTATTAATCACTCTTTTTATAACTGTTATTTCTGTGCATCTACTTAATGCACAGGATACTATTTATTATGATATCAATCTCCAACCTTTGAGTGGAAATAGTCAAAAGTCTACCTACTATTCCTTTCATAATGGAAAGAAGGTAGGTAACTTTTATCGTCATAACTTTTATTACCTAGACGGTTCATTATATCAGACTTGTTTTACAAAATCTCAGAAGGAAAAGTCGCCAAAAGAAGGTCAGTTTCAGTCATTCTACCCATCAGGAAATGTTCTTGAAGAAGGAATGTATGTAAAAGGGAAGAAGTACCTAAAATGGGCCAAATTTTTTAAAAATGGACAACCAGCTTTAGTTTATTCCATCAATTATGATGATAAAAAAGAAGACAATGGTTGGATAGAATATCATAGAGTTTGGGATAAAGAAGGTAATGAAACTGTAAAAAATGGAAAAGGTAATGCCAAGTTGTATAATGCTCAAGGTCAATTAATTGAGGAAGGTAAAATTACTCAATTGAAAAAAAGTGGGTTATGGGTAGGGTATTATCCTAATGGACAAAAGAAGTATGAAGAGATCTATAAAAAAGGAATTTTACAGCAAGGAACCTTTTGGGAATTAACTGGAAAAAGTGAAGTTTATGATGATCTAGCTTTTATTAAAAATAAGAGTATTCAATCAGAGAATAAAAAATATTATACCAAATACTTCAATGAAGTTCCTGTATACCATGAACATGTTTTTTGTTATTCTACCGTAGATAAGGAGAAAGCAGGGAAACTTACAAAAAATGAATTCTTCTATTTAGATGGAACAGTATATACACTCTTTTATTCTATCGAAAACACTTTCGAAGGACAATACCGTATGTATTATCCATCGGGTCAGTTAAAGGTAGAAGGCTTATATGAAAAAGGGAAAAAAGTAAATATTTGGAAGAGGTATTATCCTAATGGTCAAATTTATCAAGAGTACTCTATGAACTACAAAGATTATAAAGTACGTTTTCATAATGTATGGGAGGCTAGTGGAGTACAAACGGTAAAGGCAGGGGAAGGTCATGTCAAATTAATAAATGATGATGGGGTTTTGTATGAAGAAGGAGATGTTTCTAAGAAAAATAAACATGGTGTTTGGACGGGGTATTATGGCAATGGTGACAAATATTTTGTTGAAAAATACGACAATGGAAAGTTTCTCACTGGAGAATCATGGGATGAAAAAGGGAAACATTATTTGTATGATCAGTTATACGCTCTACCATCACCAAAAATTACTATGAAAGGATTGTATAAACGAATAGGTCAAGTGATGAAATACCCTTATATCGCAAAAATGAAAAACATTCAAGGTAAGGTGTATATAGAAATTTCTATTTCTTATGCTGGGGTAATGACAAATGCAAGAATAAAAAAAGGTATTCATCCTTCCTTAGATCAAGCAGCGTTAAGAACCATTAAAGAAATTAATGAAGATATAGAATGGTATCCAGGAATGAAAAAAGGAATTATTGAGAGCGAAAGTAAAATTGTCCTTCCGATCTCATTTAAACTAGGTGGTCATGTCAATTAA
- a CDS encoding alpha/beta hydrolase family protein — MKFFLSTLFLLPFLAFAQKGEESIWDLKALYKAPEFEETTLKSKPNVKSIFYKSINYEGQPTKVYAYYGLPKTEKPKNGYPAIVLIHGGGGTAMEEWVEIWNKKGYAAISMDLEGHLPSFHHKDRVGFEGNGPSRVGVFHDNDKPLKDQWYYQAVAQVIIANSFLRNLDDVDANKIGVTGVSWGGMLTSTVAGVDHRFKFAIPIYGCGFLNGTDGHMGNHFRNGNDAYRENLLKNFEGQKYLPKAEMPILFINGSNDAHFPIPASVASYKAPKSDAYLYIVDGLGHGHPPAWKVPESYTFADAIVNNKPFMKIQKTQWDNGIITASVKSADIANVMVYYTEDTGKWGDRKWTKLPAKFSGKKIKGELPSTAQAAYFLVTDTNGITLTSEVKMKELEN, encoded by the coding sequence ATGAAATTTTTTTTATCTACTTTATTTTTACTACCCTTCTTGGCCTTTGCTCAAAAAGGTGAAGAGTCTATCTGGGATTTAAAAGCACTTTACAAAGCACCAGAGTTTGAAGAAACAACTTTAAAAAGTAAACCTAATGTCAAGAGTATTTTTTACAAAAGTATCAATTACGAAGGGCAGCCAACGAAGGTATATGCTTATTATGGCCTTCCAAAAACGGAAAAGCCAAAGAATGGTTATCCTGCTATAGTATTAATCCATGGCGGTGGAGGTACAGCAATGGAAGAATGGGTAGAAATTTGGAATAAGAAAGGATATGCTGCGATATCAATGGATTTAGAAGGGCATTTACCCTCTTTTCATCACAAAGATAGAGTAGGATTTGAAGGTAACGGCCCAAGTAGGGTTGGAGTGTTTCATGATAATGATAAACCATTAAAAGATCAGTGGTATTATCAAGCCGTTGCTCAAGTGATTATCGCAAATTCATTTTTAAGGAATTTAGACGATGTAGATGCCAATAAAATTGGAGTAACTGGAGTAAGTTGGGGAGGTATGTTAACCAGTACTGTAGCAGGTGTTGATCATCGGTTCAAATTTGCCATTCCAATTTATGGATGTGGCTTTCTAAATGGAACAGATGGCCATATGGGAAATCATTTTAGAAATGGAAATGATGCTTATAGAGAAAACCTCCTTAAGAATTTTGAAGGGCAGAAGTATTTACCGAAAGCAGAGATGCCAATACTGTTTATTAATGGATCCAATGATGCACATTTCCCAATTCCTGCTTCTGTTGCTTCATATAAAGCACCAAAATCAGATGCTTATTTGTATATTGTAGATGGATTAGGACATGGTCATCCGCCTGCTTGGAAAGTTCCAGAGTCTTATACTTTTGCTGATGCAATTGTAAATAATAAACCTTTTATGAAAATCCAGAAGACACAGTGGGATAATGGTATCATTACTGCTTCTGTAAAAAGTGCAGATATAGCCAATGTGATGGTTTATTATACGGAAGATACAGGAAAGTGGGGGGATAGAAAGTGGACAAAACTTCCAGCGAAATTTTCTGGTAAAAAAATCAAAGGAGAATTACCTTCTACAGCACAAGCGGCCTATTTTTTAGTTACTGACACTAACGGAATAACTTTAACATCTGAAGTAAAGATGAAGGAGTTAGAGAACTAA
- a CDS encoding NPCBM/NEW2 domain-containing protein: protein MNYIRKILLVIFTLFIGGSVWGQLPTPQDLWKDFDPDQGDFKEEIIYEGVREGIYYKDAYISAYVNGEEVRVYCKYAVKDGLKKAPALLDVHGWMSQPHIDMNYVNDGWAVLAHDYCGKTGDRPHYTKYPESLKYGNIDNKEGYRIKNKLPDGSLITDPKQTDDYLWYVLQRRALSYLYQQKEIDTDKIGAKGYSYGGTLMWNLGMDKRIKAFVAYFGIGYLQYWRNKQVWLYNNPYKEPSKDAGDELYLSSIAPQAHAPYIQAPALWLSGTNDHHGGHERSEQIFKSFQKDIPWDFALQARGHHNTEKLGDDAKVWLEKYVMGTKHFWPKRPTSKITLDDKGVPQYTITPSDIEKVKNVKIYYALKDPVSYTRSWRDTEAKKVGNSWVASLPVLNIDDYVFAYSNIHYQGNIVISGDFEAAIPSKLGNAIATDELSTTMEEEAWTKVAQVEGVGGIMAIRPYDNNQGTVNENFTDPKYVAPKDANLNFLFYCTQPQSLSLVVNDHYKYDLEITASNEWQQIEVLASDVRYGGQPLGQWSKTKKIAIRPKEGSDLTKVLFSNFSWEKKTIEEIKAEAKKQAEANQIKGKRLYLTSKNAAEKDTYWRILDGKSVDGQDLMCKGKRYDEGLGVHAPSKLTYEIKEGYKHFYVTPLASESHHGKLTMKIYVDGNEVYNSGVITSTNQEIEKFDIDVKGSKSLTLVVEEGENKGGDHANWIEPFFIVDESVEIESAVTEKKSETKVAISTVVTTSAAKTSIATEVEKGTRVYLTQETMKPESTSYWKVNNNMSVRGEKLTMNGKVYEKGLGVHAPSKISYAIPSKSKYFYVTPGADDAHTGSVRMRIEVDGKEMYNSGLISTRKQDPKMQAIEVAGGHTLTLIVEDDGDRGGDHADWADAFFVEGKKEYPKKKIAIVPETDKTSNVKGDKVFLTKEMATSTESFWRVMNDLSIVGKKISINGETYEKGLGVHSDSKIVFPIKDSYKSFVVTPGANDSHHGLIRMRILVDGNEVYNSGPLKSSDQSPKELLLDVKGRKELTLIVDKEDDNNGGDHASWGNAFFLLTGGAK from the coding sequence ATGAACTACATAAGAAAAATACTACTCGTTATATTTACCCTCTTTATAGGAGGAAGTGTTTGGGGGCAATTACCCACACCTCAAGACCTTTGGAAAGATTTCGACCCCGACCAAGGTGATTTTAAAGAAGAAATTATCTACGAAGGAGTAAGAGAAGGAATATATTATAAGGATGCTTACATTTCTGCTTATGTAAATGGGGAGGAAGTTAGAGTGTATTGTAAATATGCAGTAAAAGACGGATTGAAAAAGGCACCTGCTCTATTAGATGTTCATGGATGGATGTCTCAACCACACATTGATATGAATTATGTCAATGATGGATGGGCGGTATTAGCACATGACTATTGTGGAAAAACAGGTGATAGACCTCACTATACAAAATACCCTGAGTCATTAAAGTATGGTAATATTGATAATAAAGAAGGTTATAGAATAAAAAATAAACTACCTGATGGTTCTTTAATCACAGACCCTAAGCAAACAGACGATTACTTATGGTATGTATTGCAGAGAAGAGCTTTAAGTTATTTGTATCAACAAAAAGAAATTGATACTGATAAAATTGGTGCCAAAGGTTACTCATATGGAGGAACCCTAATGTGGAACTTAGGTATGGACAAAAGAATTAAAGCTTTTGTAGCGTATTTTGGAATTGGTTATCTGCAATATTGGAGAAATAAGCAGGTGTGGCTCTACAATAATCCATATAAAGAACCAAGTAAGGATGCTGGAGATGAATTGTATTTATCAAGTATAGCACCACAGGCACATGCACCTTATATTCAAGCTCCTGCACTTTGGTTAAGTGGTACGAATGATCACCATGGAGGACATGAAAGAAGTGAGCAGATATTTAAATCTTTTCAAAAAGATATCCCTTGGGATTTTGCTTTACAGGCTAGAGGACATCACAATACTGAAAAGTTAGGTGATGATGCTAAAGTTTGGTTAGAAAAGTATGTAATGGGAACAAAACACTTTTGGCCAAAACGTCCAACTTCAAAAATAACATTGGATGATAAAGGTGTGCCTCAGTATACGATCACTCCATCAGATATAGAAAAAGTAAAAAACGTAAAAATATATTATGCGTTAAAAGATCCAGTAAGCTATACGAGGTCTTGGAGAGATACAGAAGCAAAGAAAGTTGGTAATTCTTGGGTAGCATCCTTACCCGTTTTAAATATCGATGATTATGTTTTTGCTTATTCGAACATTCATTACCAAGGTAATATTGTAATATCAGGTGACTTTGAAGCTGCAATTCCTTCAAAACTAGGAAACGCTATCGCTACAGATGAGTTATCTACTACAATGGAAGAGGAAGCTTGGACAAAAGTCGCTCAAGTAGAAGGTGTTGGTGGTATTATGGCGATAAGACCTTATGATAATAATCAAGGTACTGTCAATGAGAATTTCACTGATCCAAAATATGTTGCTCCTAAAGATGCCAATCTTAACTTCTTATTTTATTGTACTCAACCACAAAGTTTAAGTTTGGTAGTAAATGATCATTACAAATATGATTTGGAAATAACAGCATCAAACGAATGGCAACAAATCGAAGTTTTGGCATCTGATGTTCGTTATGGTGGGCAACCGTTAGGACAATGGTCAAAAACAAAGAAAATTGCGATTAGACCAAAAGAAGGGTCAGACCTTACTAAAGTATTATTCTCTAACTTTTCTTGGGAGAAGAAGACTATTGAAGAAATAAAAGCAGAAGCTAAGAAACAAGCAGAGGCCAATCAGATAAAAGGAAAACGTTTATACTTGACATCTAAAAATGCTGCCGAAAAAGATACTTATTGGAGGATTCTAGATGGTAAATCTGTCGATGGACAAGATCTGATGTGTAAAGGAAAACGTTATGATGAGGGATTAGGCGTACATGCACCATCTAAATTAACCTATGAAATTAAAGAAGGTTATAAGCATTTTTATGTAACACCATTAGCTTCAGAATCACACCATGGTAAACTGACGATGAAGATATATGTAGATGGTAATGAGGTATATAATAGTGGAGTAATTACTTCAACAAATCAAGAAATAGAAAAGTTTGATATTGATGTCAAAGGAAGTAAGTCTCTAACATTGGTTGTAGAAGAGGGAGAAAATAAAGGAGGAGACCACGCGAATTGGATTGAGCCGTTCTTTATTGTAGATGAAAGTGTTGAGATTGAATCCGCTGTGACAGAAAAAAAGTCTGAGACAAAAGTTGCGATATCTACTGTTGTAACTACTTCGGCAGCAAAAACAAGTATTGCCACTGAAGTTGAAAAGGGAACCCGTGTTTACCTGACGCAGGAAACAATGAAACCTGAAAGTACATCTTACTGGAAGGTAAATAATAACATGTCTGTTCGTGGTGAAAAACTAACAATGAATGGTAAAGTCTATGAAAAAGGCCTTGGTGTTCATGCTCCTTCTAAGATATCTTATGCTATTCCTTCTAAATCAAAGTATTTCTATGTAACACCTGGTGCAGACGATGCCCATACAGGAAGTGTTAGAATGCGTATTGAAGTAGATGGGAAAGAGATGTACAATTCAGGGTTGATTTCAACAAGAAAACAAGATCCAAAAATGCAGGCAATCGAAGTGGCTGGAGGACATACTTTAACATTGATTGTTGAAGACGATGGTGATAGAGGAGGAGACCATGCAGATTGGGCAGATGCTTTCTTTGTTGAAGGCAAAAAAGAATATCCTAAAAAGAAAATAGCAATCGTTCCTGAAACAGATAAAACAAGTAATGTGAAAGGGGATAAAGTATTTCTTACAAAAGAAATGGCGACTTCAACAGAATCTTTTTGGAGAGTGATGAATGATTTATCTATTGTTGGAAAGAAGATAAGTATTAATGGAGAAACCTATGAGAAAGGATTGGGTGTTCACTCTGACTCAAAAATTGTTTTTCCAATTAAGGACTCTTATAAATCGTTTGTTGTAACACCTGGTGCTAATGATTCACACCATGGTCTAATCCGTATGAGAATTCTTGTCGATGGTAATGAAGTATATAATAGTGGTCCTTTAAAAAGCAGTGACCAATCGCCTAAAGAGTTATTGCTTGATGTGAAAGGACGAAAAGAACTTACACTTATCGTTGATAAAGAAGATGACAATAATGGAGGAGATCATGCAAGTTGGGGTAATGCCTTTTTCCTTTTAACAGGAGGAGCAAAGTAA